CGAACGCCGGCGCCGATTTGATCCAGGCCGAATGCCGGTTCCAACACTCGGAGCGGTTTCCAGCCACCGCGCGACTGACTTTTGCTTGCCATCCCGATACGTCGATGACCCATTGGACGTTGACCTACGACCTCGATGTATTGCCGCTGTTTCTGTCATTCGTTCGCCACGACGAGCGCGTGGTCGACCTGGAGGCTCTCGATGCCGAGGATCTAGGACAATGGCTGAACGACAAGATCATGCATTGCGTCGATGTGTGCTTGCAGGTCGAGGCGAACGACCGGTATTCCGTGGGCGAACTGGTGATCGATCCCGTCTGTGGCACGCGATTCGATCGGCGATTGGCCGCCGCGACCTGCGAACTCCACGGTGCGACGTATTACTTCGTGTCGGAAAGTAACTGCCGGAGCTTCACCGAGACACCGGAGCGATACCAACCGCTTGCCAAGGGGGGCAGGTCATGAACGTCGAGTCTCTGCCCGCGAAATCGCAGACTGGCCGCCTGATGGCTGTCTGGCACAAGCTAAGCTTTGTGCTGCTGGCCCTCGGCATGGCCGCCGGCGTAACCTGGTTGCTGCTGTTCCTGGCCGGGGCGTTTGAGCGCAAGACCCCGACGGCGCCCTCTCCGCAACATGACTCGAATGCGGCGGGGCAAACGGTCGAAGTGCGCCTCGTTAAGCGTCCGCGCGAAGAAACGGCCGTCGGCACGGTGCGGCCGATTCACGAAGCCGCACTGGCCGCCAAGATTCTGGCACGTGTCGTCGAAGTCAACGTCCGCGCGGGCCAGGCGGTGGCCAAGGACGAGGTCTTGATCCGGCTCGACGATGCCGATTTGCGGGCACGGCTCAAGCAGGCCGAGGCCGCCGTAAACACCGCGCAAGCCGCGCTCGAACAGGCTCAAGCCGATTTCGATCGTGCGCGCCAATTGCGCGAGCAGCGCGTGAGCACGCAGGCCGAGTTCGACGCCGCTACGGCCACCCTGCGTTCCGCCAAGGCGGAG
This Pirellulales bacterium DNA region includes the following protein-coding sequences:
- a CDS encoding YHS domain-containing protein, translating into MQAPDLESRIARRLQEHAAQQQQRRQDAAAECRERQLQRQRFQRLGQKLLGDLIVPRLHQLERHFENATVQTNAGADLIQAECRFQHSERFPATARLTFACHPDTSMTHWTLTYDLDVLPLFLSFVRHDERVVDLEALDAEDLGQWLNDKIMHCVDVCLQVEANDRYSVGELVIDPVCGTRFDRRLAAATCELHGATYYFVSESNCRSFTETPERYQPLAKGGRS